The Ferrovibrio sp. MS7 sequence TATGCCGAAGTATCCGTGCCAGACCAAGTAAGCCAGCGGCTGCGCGAACAGGCGGATCATTGGCGGGTCATAGTCGGCAAGAGCGACGATGACGTGGCAGCGATGATCCGAACCGACGGCATCGACATTCTGGTCGATCTTTCCGGCCATACGGCAGGCAACCGGCTGGGCGTGTTTGCACGCAAGCCGGCGCCGGTGCAGTTCAGCTATCTCATCGGGGCCGGCTATACCACCGGGCTTTCCGCTATCGACGGTTTCTTCGCCGATGCCGAGATGGTGCCGCCGGGATATGAGCATCTGTTTTCGGAAAGAATTATGCGGCTTGGCCGCTCGCCGCTGGCCTATCAGCCACCCGATGATGTGCCGGCTATCGGGCCACTGCCGGCCTTGCGCAATGGCCATGTCACCTTCGGCTGCTTCAGCCGAGCGGTGCGGATCAACGACCGCGTCGTCGCGCTCTGGGCGCAATTGCTGCAGCACGTGCCAGCTTCCCGCCTGGTGCTGAACAACCGGCCCTTTGTCGATGCCGCGACGCGGCAGTTTTTTGCCGAACGCTTCGCTGCCCATGGCATCGCGGCGGAACGGCTGGACCTGATCTTCACCTCGCCGCAGGCCAAGACCTGGGAATATTACAACGAGATCGATATCGCGCTCGATCCATTCCCGCATAATGCCGGCACCACCACGATTGAAGCCTTGTGGATGGGGGTGCCGGTGTTGAGCCGCTCGGATCGGCCATCGGTTGGCCGTTTTGGTGCCTCGATCCTCGGTGCGCTCGGCATGAGCGACTGGGTGGCGCCTGATGATGCCGGTTTCATTGCAGCGGGGATCGCCAAGGCCGGCGATCTTGCGGCGCTGGCGCAACTTCGCGCCGGCTTGCGTCAGCGTTTTGAAGCATCGCCGATGCGCGATGGTGCCGGGCTGGCCCGCGCTATAGAAGCCGGCTATCGCCAGCTCTGGCGCGAATGGTGTGCCGGATGACGGAAAAGACGCTTGCCGAAGCCGCGGCGGCGCTCGAGGGCGGCGACAATGATCTGGCCTTCCAGCTTGCCAAGGCGGTACTGCGGGTGGCGCCAGCTACAGTCGCGGCCCTGCGCCTGGCCGGATTGGCTGCGATGCGGAAGGGCGTCTGGCCGGTGGCATTGCGCTATTTTGATCAGGCGCTAGCGCTGGTGCCGGCGGATGCGGAGCTTGCCCGTCTGCGCGATGCCTGCCGCGACAAGGCCGGCGATCTGGCGGTGCCAACCGTGAAGCAAGAGGCCGCGCCGCCGCCGATCCGCCTGGTCAATTTGTTGCTTGCCCAGGAAAAGCTACCGCAGGCGGAAAAGCTGCTGCGGCAGATGCTGGTGTTGCAGCCGGAAGACTCCTCGGCGCATTCCAGCCTGTTGTTCTGCACCAATTACCGCATGGATCTTACGCCGGAGCAGATTTATGCCGAATACCACCGCTGGGATGAAGTGCATGGTCGGCCACGCCTGCCGAAGCCATTGGCGCATGACAACAAGCCGGAACCCGGGCGGCGCCTGAAGCTCGGCTATGTCTCGCCGGATTTCCGCCGTCATGCCGTCGCGCTGTTTTTCGAGCCGCTGCTGGCCGCCCATGACCGCGTGTCTTTCGAGATCTATCTCTACAGCGAAGTGCAGAAGCCGGACCACATCACCGAGCGGCTGAAGGCTCAGGCCGATCACTGGCGCAGCACAGTGGGTTTGAATGACGCCGCCGTGGCGGCCATGATCCGCGCTGATGGCATTGATGTGCTGGTTGACCTTGCCGGTCATACCGGCGGCAACCGGCTGCTAACCTTCGCGCGCAAGCCGGCACCGGTGCAGTTCAGTTATCTGATCGGCGCTGGCTGCACCACCGGGCTTTCCGCCATCGATGGTTTCTTCGCCGACGATGCCATGGTGCCGCCTGGGCGCGAAAATCTTTTCTCCGAACGCGTGATGCGACTTGGCCGCGTGCCGCTGGCCTATCGTCCGCCCGAAGGTATGGCGGAGGTCGGCCCGCTGCCGGCGTTGCGCAACGGCTATGTCACGTTCGGCCATTTCGGCCGCACGGTACGGCTGAATGAAAGCGTGGTGGCGGCCTGGGCCGCATTGCTGCAGGCGGTGCCGGATGCGCGGCTGATGCTGAATGCCAAGACCTTCCTGGATGAGGGTATACGACAGGATTTCAGCCAGCGCTTCGCCACCCATGGCATCGCGCCGGAGCGGCTCAGCCTGGTCTATACCCACCCGCAGACCGCCACCTGGGCGGCCTATAATCAGATCGATATCGCGCTGGACCCGTTTCCGCATAATGCCGGCACCACCACCATCGAGGCCCTGTGGATGGGGGTGCCGGTGGTCAGCATGGCCGCCCGTCCGCCGCTGGGGCGTTTCGGCGCCAGTATTCTGGGCGCGCTCGGCATGGGCGATTGGGTGGCCGAGGACAGGACTGGCTATCTCGGGATCGCCACCCGCTGGGCGAATGATCTCGAAGCGCTGGCCAGGATCCGTGCCGGATTGCGACCGCGCTTCGAAGCCTCGGTCCTGCGCGACGCGCCCGGGCTGGTGC is a genomic window containing:
- a CDS encoding O-linked N-acetylglucosamine transferase, SPINDLY family protein, which encodes MTEKTLAEAAAALEGGDNDLAFQLAKAVLRVAPATVAALRLAGLAAMRKGVWPVALRYFDQALALVPADAELARLRDACRDKAGDLAVPTVKQEAAPPPIRLVNLLLAQEKLPQAEKLLRQMLVLQPEDSSAHSSLLFCTNYRMDLTPEQIYAEYHRWDEVHGRPRLPKPLAHDNKPEPGRRLKLGYVSPDFRRHAVALFFEPLLAAHDRVSFEIYLYSEVQKPDHITERLKAQADHWRSTVGLNDAAVAAMIRADGIDVLVDLAGHTGGNRLLTFARKPAPVQFSYLIGAGCTTGLSAIDGFFADDAMVPPGRENLFSERVMRLGRVPLAYRPPEGMAEVGPLPALRNGYVTFGHFGRTVRLNESVVAAWAALLQAVPDARLMLNAKTFLDEGIRQDFSQRFATHGIAPERLSLVYTHPQTATWAAYNQIDIALDPFPHNAGTTTIEALWMGVPVVSMAARPPLGRFGASILGALGMGDWVAEDRTGYLGIATRWANDLEALARIRAGLRPRFEASVLRDAPGLVQAMEAGYRQLWREWCASAGA
- a CDS encoding O-linked N-acetylglucosamine transferase, SPINDLY family protein, producing MTSPGASTGADIGALLQASLAAAKAGDLDRCFALAKQVLRLDPAHRDALRLAALSAVQRYNWPIATRYLQQYLQFYPNDAGMLVHLTNVMVNSGDAAELDSVFRAALAASPPGPKLWQRLVYGLMSANRTGDARRYAEEAQALFPALPDFESALAIILVREGRMDEAREALRKVVERYPHLAVPHSNLLFCLNYDMTLTPEQLFAEYQRYDERHGRPYLPQPLQHGNSRDPARRLKVGYVSADFCRHVVPMFFEPLLRGHDREAVGVYLYAEVSVPDQVSQRLREQADHWRVIVGKSDDDVAAMIRTDGIDILVDLSGHTAGNRLGVFARKPAPVQFSYLIGAGYTTGLSAIDGFFADAEMVPPGYEHLFSERIMRLGRSPLAYQPPDDVPAIGPLPALRNGHVTFGCFSRAVRINDRVVALWAQLLQHVPASRLVLNNRPFVDAATRQFFAERFAAHGIAAERLDLIFTSPQAKTWEYYNEIDIALDPFPHNAGTTTIEALWMGVPVLSRSDRPSVGRFGASILGALGMSDWVAPDDAGFIAAGIAKAGDLAALAQLRAGLRQRFEASPMRDGAGLARAIEAGYRQLWREWCAG